A window of Lacibacter sediminis contains these coding sequences:
- a CDS encoding YcxB family protein: MKISFRYDRKKVIQALRYHFISKKEIRILIILVNVFALFAAGMFFWKKIAPVAFLLSSFLWFSLMVSFWFILPFTVYSRAKTFRDSFNLTFLDTYMHIENPNGSKNWSYSAFKYFIETPNFFHLYIDERSFFLIPKDAFTEEEGTHNARTLLREKIGHK; encoded by the coding sequence ATGAAGATTTCTTTCCGGTACGATCGAAAAAAAGTGATCCAGGCATTACGTTATCATTTTATTTCTAAAAAAGAAATACGCATACTTATTATACTGGTAAATGTGTTTGCACTGTTTGCGGCCGGTATGTTCTTCTGGAAAAAAATAGCGCCCGTTGCATTTCTTCTTAGTTCGTTCTTATGGTTTTCACTAATGGTGTCGTTCTGGTTCATCCTGCCATTTACAGTTTACAGCCGTGCAAAAACATTCAGGGATTCGTTTAACCTTACTTTCCTTGATACTTACATGCATATCGAAAACCCTAATGGCAGTAAGAACTGGAGCTATAGTGCTTTTAAATACTTTATTGAAACGCCTAACTTCTTTCATCTTTATATCGATGAACGTTCATTCTTCTTAATTCCTAAAGATGCTTTTACGGAAGAAGAAGGAACTCACAATGCAAGAACATTGCTTCGTGAAAAAATAGGGCATAAGTAA
- a CDS encoding alkaline phosphatase D family protein — protein MRSLFCRTLLLVFLFLSITAHAQLVSGPMLGPVELRTAKLWIEVKPGSDVVLQYWKKGDLNSYKSIQKKTNRDDWFSPVVFNVVGLELNTTYEYQFHINQKVIAKPTKAIGTFTTKELWQWRKPAPDFSFLTGSCAYINEPAVDRPGKPYGGDSSIFESMAKEKVAFMLWMGDNWYTRDVDYYDEWGLWNRASHDRSVPVLQNFLKSTSHYAMWDDHDYGPNDIGTNYILKKTSRDVFTNYWLNTTYGMNGEGIYSMISYGDVDIFMMDDRWWRSADNMKDSIDGKPNPDKLMWGKQQLQWLKNSLLFSRAPFKIIANGSQVLNPVSPFDKLLDCPAEYEELMSFLQVNKIPGVLFMSGDRHHTEVIKVNRQGAYPLYDVTVSPLTAGTHKFGAAEANNPYRVFGIDEKQNYGKFNFTGARGQRKLTVEFFGVKGDKLGQWSVTESELKYQR, from the coding sequence ATGAGAAGCTTATTTTGCCGGACACTGCTCCTGGTATTTCTTTTTCTTTCCATTACTGCGCATGCACAATTGGTAAGTGGTCCCATGCTCGGTCCCGTTGAATTACGCACAGCAAAATTGTGGATCGAAGTAAAACCCGGTAGCGATGTTGTGTTGCAGTACTGGAAAAAAGGCGATCTCAATTCTTATAAATCAATTCAGAAAAAGACCAACCGTGATGACTGGTTTTCACCGGTTGTATTTAATGTTGTTGGGTTGGAGCTGAATACAACCTACGAATACCAATTCCATATTAATCAGAAAGTGATTGCTAAACCAACAAAAGCAATTGGCACATTCACCACAAAAGAATTATGGCAATGGCGCAAACCTGCTCCTGATTTTTCTTTCCTGACAGGTTCCTGCGCTTACATCAATGAACCTGCAGTTGATCGTCCGGGAAAACCTTATGGTGGCGATTCTTCCATTTTTGAAAGTATGGCAAAGGAAAAAGTTGCTTTTATGCTTTGGATGGGCGATAACTGGTATACACGTGACGTGGACTATTACGACGAATGGGGTTTATGGAACAGGGCCAGTCATGACCGTTCTGTTCCTGTGCTCCAAAACTTTCTGAAGTCAACTTCGCATTATGCTATGTGGGATGATCATGATTATGGCCCGAATGATATTGGTACAAATTATATTCTGAAGAAAACTTCACGTGATGTATTTACCAACTATTGGTTAAACACAACCTATGGAATGAATGGTGAAGGTATCTACTCGATGATCAGTTATGGCGATGTAGATATTTTTATGATGGATGACCGCTGGTGGAGAAGTGCAGACAATATGAAAGATTCTATTGATGGGAAACCAAATCCTGATAAGTTAATGTGGGGTAAGCAACAACTGCAATGGCTGAAAAATTCGTTGCTGTTCAGTCGTGCTCCATTCAAAATCATTGCAAATGGCAGCCAGGTGTTAAATCCTGTTTCGCCTTTTGATAAATTACTGGATTGCCCTGCGGAGTATGAAGAGCTGATGAGTTTTTTGCAAGTGAATAAAATTCCCGGTGTGTTGTTTATGAGTGGTGATCGTCATCATACAGAAGTGATCAAAGTAAATAGACAGGGTGCGTATCCTTTGTATGATGTAACAGTATCGCCTTTAACGGCAGGTACACATAAGTTTGGTGCAGCTGAAGCAAATAACCCTTACCGGGTTTTTGGAATCGATGAAAAACAGAACTATGGTAAATTTAATTTCACCGGTGCAAGAGGCCAACGCAAACTCACGGTTGAATTTTTTGGTGTGAAGGGTGATAAGCTTGGCCAGTGGAGTGTAACTGAAAGTGAATTGAAATACCAACGATAA
- a CDS encoding vitamin B12-dependent ribonucleotide reductase, translated as MASKKKQDQGLKFSRRFTKEGVTPFDLFEYDYRTSVIRNPSGEVVFEMNNVEVPSHWSQIATDILAQKYFRKAGVPQPDGSLGRETSSKQVAHRMANCWRVWGERYGYFATEQDAQVFYEELVYSILNQVCVPNSPQWFNSGLYESYGIKGKPQGHYFVDANDGELKKSTSAYERPQPHACFILSVSDDLVNEGGLMDLWVREARIFKYGSGVGTNFSTIRGEGEKLSGGGTSSGLMSFLKIGDRAAGAIKSGGTTRRAAKMVCLDLDHPEIMDFINWKVEEEKKVGALINAGYASDYEGEAYRTVSGQNSNNSVRIPNEFFEKLEKGEDWELKARTDGRTMKKIPSQEVWNQIAYAAWRCADPGTQYDTTINEWHTSPKGGRINASNPCSEYMFLDNTACNLASVNLRRLFDEETQTFDVQGFEYVCRLWTAVLEISVLMAQFPSKDVAQLSYDYRTLGLGYANLGSMLMVMGIPYDSEEARGIAGALTAIMTGISYKTSAEMASFLGAFPRYEENAEDMLRVMRNHRAAAYDAEEAYVGLSIKPLGIKAQYCPDYLLTSACKSWDDAVEMGEKYGYRNAQTTVIAPTGTIGLVMDCDTTGVEPDFALVKFKKLSGGGYFKIINQSVPAALKKLGYTERESEAIVKYAVGSASLNGAPHVNPQSLSEKGFIAEEIKKIEASLASAFEIGFVFNKYALGEECLQRLGFTPDQYNDFEWSLLEALGFTDEQIAEANDYICGTMTVEGAPFLKLEHYPVFDCANRCGKKGQRYIHHSGHIKMMGAAQPFLSGAISKTINLPNEATVEEIADAYYESWKLGLKACALYRDGSKLSQPLSTKGSDKKKKESTETAAEEIAAIAESNIVDMAKLTVEELLEELNKRVQASPDTKLKRQLARIVERRTLPAKRRGFTQKAKINGQAIFLRTGEYSDGTLGEIFVDLAKEGSTLKGLMNSFAIAISVGLQYGVPLEEYAEKFVFTKFEPSGMVDHPNIKSTTSIVDFVFRCLAYEYLGRTDLVHVLDKPEINNTGMDDWDDVPTGLEYEKKTPELSDVRVVGSVPTTPQVQKAQRVAANPVKMDNGLDAVNAAAKSMQSDAPACNTCGHITIRSGTCYKCLNCGNSMGCS; from the coding sequence ATGGCCAGCAAAAAGAAACAAGATCAGGGGCTGAAGTTCAGCCGCCGGTTCACAAAAGAAGGAGTTACTCCCTTCGACCTGTTTGAGTATGATTACCGTACTTCTGTGATTCGCAATCCATCCGGAGAAGTTGTGTTTGAGATGAATAATGTGGAGGTGCCGAGTCATTGGAGTCAGATCGCAACAGATATTTTGGCGCAAAAATATTTTCGTAAGGCGGGTGTACCACAACCTGATGGTTCATTGGGTCGTGAAACTTCTTCTAAGCAGGTGGCACATCGTATGGCCAATTGCTGGCGGGTGTGGGGTGAGCGTTACGGCTATTTTGCAACTGAGCAAGATGCACAGGTATTTTATGAAGAGTTAGTGTATAGTATTTTAAACCAGGTGTGCGTGCCTAACAGTCCGCAATGGTTTAATTCGGGTTTGTATGAAAGTTATGGCATCAAAGGAAAGCCACAAGGTCACTACTTTGTTGATGCGAACGATGGCGAATTAAAGAAATCAACTTCTGCATACGAACGTCCTCAACCACATGCCTGCTTCATCCTCAGTGTGAGTGATGATCTGGTGAATGAAGGTGGTTTGATGGATCTCTGGGTGCGTGAAGCAAGAATTTTTAAATATGGTTCCGGTGTAGGTACAAACTTTTCTACTATTCGTGGCGAAGGTGAGAAACTCAGCGGCGGTGGTACATCAAGTGGTTTGATGAGTTTCCTGAAAATAGGCGACCGTGCTGCAGGTGCTATCAAAAGTGGTGGTACAACACGCAGAGCTGCAAAGATGGTTTGTCTCGATTTAGATCATCCTGAGATCATGGACTTCATCAACTGGAAAGTTGAAGAAGAAAAGAAAGTAGGTGCTTTGATCAATGCAGGTTATGCATCTGATTACGAAGGTGAAGCTTACCGCACAGTGAGTGGACAAAACTCAAACAACTCTGTACGTATACCAAACGAATTCTTTGAGAAATTAGAGAAGGGTGAAGATTGGGAATTGAAAGCACGTACTGATGGTCGTACAATGAAAAAAATTCCTTCACAGGAAGTGTGGAACCAGATCGCTTATGCTGCATGGCGTTGTGCTGATCCGGGTACACAGTACGATACAACAATTAACGAATGGCATACATCACCAAAAGGCGGACGCATCAACGCATCCAATCCTTGCAGTGAATATATGTTCCTTGATAATACTGCCTGTAATCTCGCTTCGGTAAATCTTCGTCGTTTGTTTGATGAAGAAACACAAACCTTCGATGTACAAGGGTTTGAATACGTTTGTCGTTTGTGGACAGCAGTGTTGGAAATTTCTGTGTTAATGGCACAGTTCCCTTCAAAAGATGTTGCACAACTTTCATACGATTACCGCACACTCGGTTTGGGTTATGCCAACCTCGGTTCAATGCTGATGGTAATGGGTATTCCTTACGATAGTGAAGAAGCACGTGGTATTGCCGGTGCATTAACAGCAATCATGACGGGCATCTCTTACAAAACATCTGCAGAGATGGCTTCCTTCCTCGGTGCGTTCCCACGTTACGAAGAGAACGCAGAAGATATGTTGCGTGTAATGCGTAACCACCGTGCAGCTGCTTACGATGCTGAAGAAGCATATGTAGGATTAAGCATTAAACCATTAGGTATTAAAGCACAATACTGTCCTGATTATTTACTCACAAGTGCCTGCAAGAGCTGGGACGATGCAGTAGAAATGGGAGAGAAATATGGTTATCGTAATGCACAAACAACGGTTATTGCTCCAACAGGAACAATTGGGTTGGTGATGGATTGCGATACAACCGGCGTTGAACCTGATTTCGCTTTGGTGAAATTTAAAAAATTAAGCGGTGGTGGTTATTTCAAGATCATCAACCAATCTGTACCGGCAGCTTTGAAAAAGCTCGGTTATACTGAAAGAGAAAGTGAAGCGATTGTAAAATATGCAGTAGGATCAGCTTCATTGAATGGTGCACCGCATGTAAATCCTCAAAGCCTCAGCGAAAAAGGATTTATTGCTGAAGAGATCAAGAAGATCGAAGCATCACTTGCAAGTGCATTTGAAATTGGATTTGTATTCAACAAATATGCATTGGGCGAAGAATGTTTGCAACGTCTTGGTTTTACTCCGGATCAATATAACGATTTTGAATGGAGTTTATTAGAAGCTTTAGGCTTTACTGATGAACAGATCGCTGAAGCAAATGATTATATCTGCGGTACAATGACGGTTGAAGGTGCTCCATTCTTAAAACTGGAACACTATCCGGTATTTGATTGTGCAAACAGATGCGGTAAGAAAGGGCAACGTTATATTCATCATAGCGGTCATATTAAAATGATGGGTGCTGCACAACCATTCCTGAGTGGTGCTATTTCAAAAACCATCAACCTGCCAAATGAAGCAACAGTTGAAGAAATTGCTGATGCTTATTATGAAAGCTGGAAGCTCGGTTTAAAAGCATGTGCATTGTATCGTGATGGTTCTAAACTTTCGCAACCGTTAAGTACAAAAGGAAGCGACAAGAAGAAAAAAGAATCAACTGAAACTGCAGCAGAAGAAATAGCCGCAATAGCCGAAAGCAATATTGTTGACATGGCCAAGCTTACAGTAGAAGAACTGCTGGAAGAATTGAACAAACGTGTACAGGCTTCACCTGATACAAAACTGAAACGTCAACTTGCACGCATTGTTGAACGCAGAACATTACCTGCTAAACGTCGTGGCTTTACGCAAAAAGCGAAGATCAATGGCCAGGCTATTTTCTTACGTACAGGTGAATACAGTGATGGTACATTAGGAGAAATCTTTGTTGATCTGGCAAAAGAAGGTAGCACGTTGAAAGGTTTGATGAACAGTTTTGCCATTGCTATTTCTGTTGGTTTACAATATGGTGTTCCGTTAGAAGAATATGCAGAGAAGTTTGTGTTTACCAAGTTTGAACCAAGCGGCATGGTAGATCATCCGAATATTAAATCAACCACTTCAATTGTTGACTTTGTATTCCGTTGCCTGGCTTATGAATACTTAGGACGTACTGATCTTGTTCATGTATTGGATAAACCTGAGATCAACAATACAGGTATGGATGATTGGGATGATGTGCCGACAGGGTTGGAATACGAAAAAAAAACTCCGGAACTAAGTGATGTAAGAGTGGTCGGATCAGTACCAACTACACCACAGGTGCAGAAGGCACAACGTGTTGCTGCAAATCCTGTGAAGATGGATAATGGTCTTGATGCAGTGAATGCAGCAGCGAAGAGTATGCAAAGCGATGCACCTGCCTGTAATACTTGCGGACACATCACCATCAGGAGTGGTACCTGTTACAAATGTTTGAACTGTGGTAACAGTATGGGTTGCAGTTAA
- a CDS encoding phosphoglycerol geranylgeranyltransferase — translation MKQHIYKELQERKQKGQKSFAVLIDPDKVDPPAIEQLVKLSVDAGVDYFLVGGSLVISNQLDEVVQQIKAACDIPVILFPGSPSQISKYADGLLYLSLISGRNPELLIGQHVISAPFVKQSGLEIISTAYMVVDGGAPTTVSYISNAAPLPSDKNEIAMCTAMAGEMLGMKVVYMDAGSGAKRPISESMIQAVAQQIEAPLIIGGGITDPEKAYRNCKAGADVIVIGNAIEKNATLIKEMAAAIHSVPVKA, via the coding sequence ATGAAGCAACACATCTATAAAGAATTACAGGAGCGAAAACAGAAAGGGCAAAAATCATTTGCTGTTTTAATTGATCCTGATAAAGTTGATCCACCCGCCATTGAACAGTTGGTAAAGCTTTCTGTGGATGCAGGTGTAGATTATTTTCTTGTAGGTGGAAGTTTGGTTATCTCCAATCAACTGGATGAAGTAGTGCAGCAGATAAAAGCTGCCTGCGATATTCCGGTGATACTTTTTCCCGGTAGTCCTTCACAGATCAGTAAATACGCTGATGGGTTGTTATATCTTTCATTGATCTCGGGACGTAATCCTGAATTATTGATCGGTCAGCATGTGATCTCTGCACCGTTTGTGAAACAAAGCGGACTTGAAATTATTTCAACAGCTTATATGGTAGTTGATGGTGGTGCGCCCACAACTGTTTCATATATCAGCAATGCGGCTCCTCTCCCATCTGATAAAAATGAGATTGCTATGTGTACTGCAATGGCCGGTGAAATGCTGGGCATGAAAGTAGTTTACATGGATGCAGGCAGTGGTGCCAAGCGACCTATCAGCGAAAGCATGATCCAGGCAGTAGCACAACAAATTGAAGCTCCTCTCATTATCGGTGGTGGTATTACCGATCCTGAAAAAGCATACCGCAACTGTAAAGCGGGTGCTGATGTAATTGTAATTGGCAATGCTATTGAGAAAAACGCCACACTTATTAAAGAAATGGCCGCAGCTATACATAGTGTGCCTGTAAAAGCATAA
- a CDS encoding M48 family metalloprotease: MSKVTPSLRKDYEEIYKTHFGQIEKTINSKSPLTAKEPHQYLQQVLGKIIKANPVLKADELRIFFTRDWWPNAYSMGDGSIAINAGLVIHMHNEAELAFVLCHELAHYHKSHTLQSVDNYVTVTNSSEFQKKLKELSKKEYSVNAELEKLSLNLIFNSRHHSRSKETEADLQAFSFFKNTGYDANGIVSLLQLLDTVDKATVFTKLNVQTMLNFESYPFKKKWIQEESAIFSKINTQTTEEKAKEIDSFKTHPDCTVRIAALKDSVASQSAGNSFLVDENYFQKLKEELMLEMIEHTYQSGNVSRNIYYNLLLLQQQKYTNLAAYLIARDLNKLYEQQKNHKAGLLLDTENKFYSDDYNQLLRLLNRIRLDEMAQLTRSFCNRYLSPLKEYQPVAEQLNIAEKNNNQH; this comes from the coding sequence TTGTCGAAAGTTACACCATCGCTAAGAAAGGATTACGAAGAGATCTATAAAACACATTTCGGGCAGATTGAAAAAACAATTAACAGCAAAAGTCCGCTAACTGCAAAAGAACCTCATCAATACCTGCAACAGGTACTTGGTAAGATCATTAAAGCAAATCCTGTTTTAAAAGCTGATGAACTAAGAATATTTTTTACACGTGACTGGTGGCCGAATGCATACAGTATGGGTGATGGATCTATAGCCATTAATGCGGGACTTGTGATACATATGCATAACGAAGCAGAACTCGCATTTGTGTTGTGTCATGAATTAGCTCATTATCACAAATCACACACGCTGCAGTCTGTCGACAACTACGTTACCGTTACCAATAGTTCAGAATTTCAAAAGAAATTAAAAGAACTTTCGAAAAAAGAATATAGTGTAAATGCAGAACTTGAAAAACTCAGTCTCAATTTAATATTCAACAGCAGGCATCATAGCCGTAGTAAAGAAACAGAAGCTGATTTGCAGGCTTTCAGTTTTTTCAAGAATACCGGGTACGATGCAAACGGTATTGTATCGTTACTGCAATTACTTGATACGGTTGATAAAGCCACTGTTTTCACAAAGCTCAATGTGCAAACAATGCTCAACTTTGAAAGCTATCCGTTTAAAAAGAAATGGATACAGGAAGAGTCAGCTATTTTCAGTAAAATAAATACACAGACTACCGAAGAAAAAGCGAAAGAAATAGATTCCTTCAAAACACATCCTGATTGCACTGTTCGTATTGCTGCATTGAAAGACTCAGTTGCTTCCCAATCAGCAGGTAACTCTTTCCTGGTTGATGAAAACTATTTCCAAAAACTGAAAGAAGAACTGATGCTTGAAATGATTGAGCATACGTATCAATCGGGTAATGTAAGCCGCAATATTTATTACAACCTGCTTCTGTTACAACAGCAAAAATATACAAATCTTGCTGCTTATTTAATTGCCAGAGATCTGAATAAACTCTACGAACAACAGAAAAATCACAAAGCAGGTTTATTACTTGATACGGAAAACAAATTCTATTCAGACGATTACAACCAACTTCTCAGATTGCTTAACCGTATACGACTTGATGAGATGGCGCAACTGACACGATCGTTTTGTAACCGCTATTTATCCCCCTTAAAAGAATATCAGCCTGTAGCAGAACAACTAAACATAGCCGAAAAAAACAATAATCAACATTAA
- a CDS encoding DUF6770 family protein, whose protein sequence is MKKLTVLFMLMSFFASTQAQKLSIANIQKSSVLRNSDAIKEGSEVKGYYFFYVSDKIDRNTNEYTLQIMDQSLNKLKEVKFQDSKNVIILESSFNGTDLVFLFYNSDDNILSYQVYGADGTKKYYYTKSITKKDEAFLAISLHMNDEDSNFKGLYPVEGKGFISNMPSRDNKDFTFQISYIGSDSKKQWSYVPAIDGKMFLGDYLGTFNNVVYIEMLKFSGMLDRNPDSFILGLSLENGKLLFQKSTNEGKYNFFPISMSVLNDGKAYVYGEYFNKGGNVMKDKSQGFAFIGIDDKGKTLTEKYSSWALDLGKQLGANGNGKIDNLGYMYLHSMVQADDGSIYAIGEGYKKAASALGITAQVLSGGRSGMSTVKLKVTDMVMIKFDKDFTVKEASIYEKNDNDILLGSGDEFVSTQMLGKQLKFSNAFDYAYTQVNKDHSSFSICYSDYERGKNYKGATFNSITYSDGKLTQDKIQTKSDATRSIVLPARQGQVLIMDYYKKDKKLDLHFEKLN, encoded by the coding sequence ATGAAAAAACTAACAGTTTTATTTATGCTTATGAGCTTCTTTGCAAGCACACAAGCACAAAAATTAAGCATCGCAAATATCCAGAAATCAAGTGTTCTCCGCAACTCAGATGCTATTAAAGAAGGCAGTGAAGTTAAAGGCTATTACTTTTTTTACGTAAGTGATAAGATCGATCGTAACACAAACGAGTATACGTTACAGATCATGGACCAGAGCCTTAATAAATTAAAGGAAGTGAAGTTCCAGGATTCAAAAAATGTTATTATTCTCGAATCGTCTTTCAACGGAACCGATCTTGTTTTTTTATTTTATAACTCCGATGACAATATCTTAAGTTATCAGGTTTATGGGGCCGATGGCACAAAGAAATACTACTACACAAAAAGTATTACAAAAAAAGACGAAGCTTTTCTAGCTATATCTTTACATATGAATGATGAAGACAGTAATTTCAAAGGCCTTTATCCTGTTGAAGGAAAAGGGTTCATCTCAAACATGCCAAGCAGGGACAATAAGGATTTTACTTTTCAAATCAGCTATATAGGGAGTGATTCAAAAAAACAGTGGAGTTATGTTCCTGCAATAGATGGCAAAATGTTTTTAGGCGATTACCTGGGCACTTTTAACAACGTGGTTTATATTGAAATGTTGAAATTTTCCGGTATGCTTGATCGCAATCCCGACTCATTTATTCTTGGATTATCACTCGAAAATGGCAAACTACTATTTCAAAAATCCACCAACGAAGGAAAATATAATTTTTTTCCTATCAGCATGTCTGTCTTAAATGATGGCAAAGCTTATGTGTATGGAGAGTATTTTAATAAGGGCGGAAATGTAATGAAAGACAAATCGCAGGGATTTGCGTTTATTGGTATTGATGATAAAGGGAAAACATTAACTGAAAAATATTCCTCTTGGGCTCTTGACCTTGGCAAACAACTTGGCGCAAACGGAAATGGCAAAATTGATAACCTGGGCTATATGTACCTCCACAGTATGGTACAGGCTGATGATGGCAGTATTTATGCTATTGGTGAGGGATATAAAAAAGCAGCAAGTGCACTTGGTATTACTGCTCAGGTATTAAGTGGCGGCAGATCGGGTATGAGTACAGTTAAGCTCAAAGTAACGGATATGGTAATGATCAAGTTTGATAAAGATTTTACAGTAAAAGAAGCGTCCATTTATGAGAAAAATGATAATGATATTCTATTAGGTTCCGGCGATGAATTTGTCAGCACTCAAATGTTAGGAAAACAGTTGAAGTTTTCAAACGCTTTTGACTATGCTTACACACAAGTAAATAAAGACCATAGCTCTTTTTCAATTTGCTACAGCGACTATGAACGTGGTAAAAATTACAAAGGAGCAACGTTCAATTCTATAACATACAGCGATGGCAAACTTACGCAGGATAAGATCCAGACAAAATCAGATGCCACACGATCAATTGTATTACCTGCCCGTCAGGGACAAGTGTTGATCATGGATTATTATAAAAAAGATAAGAAGCTTGATCTGCATTTTGAAAAGCTAAATTAA
- a CDS encoding M28 family peptidase: protein MKKIFATWLLLTVATFLFAQTKVENIINAKEVERIERVLASDEMKGRRVFSPEIDKAADFIAAEFKAAGLESWNNSGTYRQEFTILTPRFKGLTCSFDQQAVDAKNVVVITTSGSLTINEKSGYEKVKLSAGVNLFTEAQKYIRSGKNYVVLVDTSYSKNFGRLTGFKRGMFPMKNNVVFVLTTVDPSTYSIEAQHEITEQKLSNVVGIIPGKSKKDEYVIFSGHYDHIGIGKPVDGDSIFNGANDDAAGTTAVIMLAKYYKALNNNERTIIFAAFTAEESGGYGAQYFSKQFDPAKVAAMFNIEMIGTESKWGKNSAYITGYEKTDMGAIMQKNLEGTGFTFHPDPYTDQNLFYRSDNATLARLGVPAHTISTSKMDSEPNYHKVSDEVETLDMDNMAMIIKSIALSARSIVAGKDSPTRVKVEELR, encoded by the coding sequence ATGAAGAAAATTTTTGCAACGTGGTTATTGCTTACAGTAGCCACGTTTTTATTTGCACAAACGAAAGTTGAGAACATTATCAATGCGAAAGAAGTTGAACGCATTGAACGAGTACTTGCATCAGATGAAATGAAAGGACGTCGTGTGTTTTCTCCGGAGATCGATAAAGCTGCTGATTTTATTGCTGCAGAATTTAAAGCTGCCGGTTTGGAATCATGGAACAACAGCGGTACCTACCGCCAGGAGTTTACAATTCTTACTCCACGATTTAAGGGATTAACCTGCAGCTTTGATCAGCAAGCAGTAGATGCAAAGAATGTTGTTGTTATAACAACCAGTGGTAGTTTAACAATCAATGAGAAATCCGGTTATGAGAAAGTAAAACTTTCGGCAGGTGTAAATCTGTTTACTGAAGCGCAGAAATATATCCGTTCAGGAAAAAATTATGTAGTGCTGGTTGATACTTCTTACAGTAAGAACTTTGGAAGGCTGACTGGATTTAAACGTGGCATGTTCCCAATGAAGAACAATGTTGTCTTTGTGTTGACTACCGTCGATCCATCAACTTACAGTATTGAAGCACAACATGAAATTACTGAACAGAAACTGTCGAACGTAGTTGGTATAATTCCAGGGAAGAGTAAGAAAGATGAATATGTGATCTTTTCAGGTCACTATGATCATATCGGTATTGGCAAACCTGTTGATGGTGATTCGATCTTTAATGGTGCCAATGATGATGCGGCAGGAACAACTGCTGTTATTATGCTGGCGAAGTATTACAAAGCATTAAATAATAATGAACGTACCATCATCTTTGCTGCATTTACTGCAGAAGAATCGGGTGGTTACGGTGCACAGTATTTTTCCAAGCAATTTGATCCTGCAAAAGTTGCTGCCATGTTTAACATTGAAATGATCGGTACAGAAAGTAAGTGGGGTAAAAACTCAGCATACATCACCGGTTATGAAAAAACTGATATGGGTGCCATTATGCAGAAGAACCTTGAAGGAACCGGATTCACATTTCATCCAGATCCATATACCGATCAGAATTTATTCTATCGTTCCGATAATGCAACCCTGGCACGTTTAGGCGTGCCTGCGCACACCATCTCAACTTCAAAAATGGATAGCGAACCCAATTATCACAAAGTATCTGATGAAGTGGAAACGCTGGATATGGATAATATGGCCATGATCATTAAGTCCATTGCATTAAGCGCTAGAAGTATTGTAGCGGGAAAAGATTCACCAACGAGAGTGAAAGTGGAAGAACTGAGATAA
- a CDS encoding LytR/AlgR family response regulator transcription factor: protein MNKRAIIIDDERLARNELKKLLTEFPDIEVIDEASNVDEGLQKIEALNPDLIFLDIQMPGKTGFDLLSELDRTPEVIFTTAYDEYALRAFEVNALDYLLKPIEPKRLADALHKLDEDDKETTVDGEPISVNRSMLSENDQVFVKDGERCWFVKLSDIRLFESVGNYAKVYFGPNKPLILKSLNALEERLDEKIFFRANRKHIVNLRMIEKVEPYFNGGLLLEIHGGDKIEVSRRQAVKFKEMMSL, encoded by the coding sequence ATGAACAAAAGAGCTATCATTATTGATGATGAACGTTTGGCCAGGAATGAACTGAAAAAATTATTGACCGAATTTCCGGATATAGAGGTGATCGATGAAGCATCGAATGTAGATGAAGGTTTACAGAAGATCGAAGCATTGAATCCTGATCTTATTTTTCTTGATATCCAGATGCCGGGTAAAACTGGATTTGATCTGTTGAGCGAACTTGACCGCACACCCGAAGTGATCTTTACCACCGCTTATGATGAATATGCATTGCGTGCTTTTGAAGTGAACGCATTGGATTATTTGTTGAAGCCGATTGAACCCAAGCGTCTTGCTGATGCATTGCATAAGCTGGATGAAGATGACAAAGAAACAACAGTTGATGGTGAACCGATATCGGTGAACCGCAGCATGCTGAGTGAGAACGACCAGGTTTTTGTAAAAGATGGTGAACGTTGCTGGTTTGTAAAGCTGAGCGATATCCGTTTGTTTGAAAGTGTGGGCAACTATGCAAAGGTTTATTTCGGCCCAAACAAACCACTCATTTTAAAATCATTGAATGCATTGGAAGAACGTTTGGACGAGAAGATATTTTTCCGTGCCAACCGCAAGCATATTGTGAACCTGCGCATGATCGAAAAAGTAGAACCTTATTTCAATGGCGGGTTATTATTGGAAATTCATGGTGGTGATAAAATAGAAGTGAGTCGCCGACAAGCCGTGAAGTTTAAAGAAATGATGAGCTTATAA